A part of bacterium genomic DNA contains:
- a CDS encoding ubiquinone/menaquinone biosynthesis methyltransferase, with product MDIKGLFRGIIKDYDRMNAIMSLGFHNRWRLDCVKRANLQGKILDIGCGTGDFCQKIKKCKDTRVFGMDVLEDMLEVARKKCEINPIVGNALFLPFKSLVFDGITLGFVLRHIDIQSFLKEAMRVLKPCGKLVILELSFPKQRFIRFFFKIYLYKIIPFIAKLLSDEPSYSYLGESLKHLPEIEEIEEMAYKSGAKNVMIKRFMFGSIFFLLAVK from the coding sequence TTGGACATAAAAGGGCTTTTTAGAGGCATCATCAAAGACTACGATAGAATGAATGCGATTATGAGCCTTGGGTTTCATAATCGCTGGCGGCTAGATTGTGTTAAAAGAGCAAATCTTCAAGGAAAAATTTTGGATATTGGGTGTGGAACAGGAGATTTTTGTCAAAAAATAAAAAAATGCAAAGATACAAGGGTTTTTGGGATGGATGTTTTAGAGGATATGCTTGAGGTAGCAAGGAAAAAATGCGAGATAAACCCTATTGTAGGAAACGCCCTATTTCTTCCATTCAAATCTTTAGTATTTGATGGAATAACGCTTGGCTTTGTCTTAAGACACATTGATATTCAAAGCTTTTTAAAAGAGGCAATGAGGGTATTAAAGCCCTGCGGAAAACTTGTAATCCTTGAGCTTTCCTTTCCAAAACAAAGGTTTATAAGATTTTTCTTTAAAATCTATCTTTATAAAATCATTCCCTTCATTGCAAAGCTCTTAAGCGATGAGCCTTCTTACAGCTACCTTGGAGAATCCCTGAAGCATCTTCCAGAAATTGAAGAAATAGAGGAAATGGCTTATAAAAGTGGAGCAAAAAATGTAATGATAAAAAGGTTTATGTTTGGCTCTATATTCTTTCTTCTTGCTGTAAAATAA